In Sus scrofa isolate TJ Tabasco breed Duroc chromosome 11, Sscrofa11.1, whole genome shotgun sequence, the following proteins share a genomic window:
- the SHISA2 gene encoding protein shisa-2 homolog, translated as MWGGRRPAASSRDAASFLRLLLAALLAAGARASGEYCHGWLDAQGVWRIGFQCPERFDGGDATICCGSCALRYCCSSAEARLDQGGCDNDRQQGAGEPGRADKDGPDGSAVPIYVPFLIVGSVFVAFIIVGSLVAACCCRCLRPKQEPPQSRAPGGPRLTETIPMIPSASTSRGSSSRQSSTATSSSSSANSGARAPPTRSQTNCCLPEGPLNNVYVNMPTNFSVLNCQQATQIVPHQGQYLHAPYVGYTVQHDSVPLTPVPPFLDGLQTGYRQIQAPFPHTSSEQKMFPAVTV; from the exons ATGTGGGGCGGACGCCGCCCGGCCGCCTCCTCCCGGGACGCCGCTTCGTTCCTGCGGCTGCTGCTGGCCGCGCTGCTGGCGGCGGGGGCGCGGGCCAGCGGCGAGTACTGCCACGGCTGGCTGGACGCGCAGGGCGTCTGGCGCATCGGCTTCCAGTGCCCGGAACGCTTCGACGGCGGCGACGCCACCATCTGCTGCGGCAGCTGCGCGTTGCGCTACTGCTGCTCCAGCGCCGAGGCGCGCCTGGACCAGGGCGGCTGCGACAACGACCGCCAGCAGGGCGCCGGCGAGCCTGGCCGCGCGGACAAAGACGGCCCCGACGGCTCCGCAG TCCCCATCTACGTGCCCTTCCTCATCGTCGGCTCCGTCTTTGTCGCCTTCATCATCGTGGGCTCGCTGGTGGCCgcctgctgctgccgctgcctgCGGCCCAAGCAGGAGCCCCCGCAGAGCCGGGCGCCGGGCGGGCCGCGGCTGACGGAGACCATCCCGATGATCCCCAGCGCCAGCACCTCGCGCGGCTCCTCCTCCCGCCAGTCCAGCACGGccaccagctccagctccagcgcCAACTCGGGGGCCCGGGCGCCCCCCACGAGGTCGCAGACCAACTGCTGCCTGCCCGAGGGCCCCCTGAACAACGTCTACGTCAACATGCCCACCAACTTCTCGGTGCTCAACTGCCAGCAGGCCACCCAGATCGTGCCGCACCAGGGCCAGTACCTGCACGCCCCCTACGTGGGGTACACGGTGCAGCATGACTCGGTGCCCTTGACCCCGGTGCCGCCCTTCCTGGACGGCCTGCAGACGGGCTACCGCCAGATCCAGGCCCCCTTCCCTCACACCAGCAGCGAGCAGAAGATGTTCCCAGCTGTGACCGTGTAG